The Carassius carassius chromosome 16, fCarCar2.1, whole genome shotgun sequence genome window below encodes:
- the LOC132159265 gene encoding uncharacterized protein LOC132159265 has product MAIHKSVRCCENVAFEVLKKMVLLVLLLFSGVSGDYSDERVISVLEGDSVTLNTDVTEIQRDDLILWSFRYQSSETRIAEIYKQIISIYDNKENNERFRDRLKIDEQTGSLTITNITKLHSGLYKLQTMDVHVKRKSFNLAVYALLTVPVISDSPQNPSVSGRSSVSNCSLLCSAVNVSAVTLSWYKGNSLLSSISVSDLSISLSLPLEIECLDDSYSCVVAYSFINRTTHLNNTDLCQTCSDGPHVPFKGIIAAVFLLLLAISVLAVWILCRHRSHKKAVQESKGTAIGERIKAMKKDEQGQKRGSEESTKRERNFLGQSFIARLVHASVRVNNQ; this is encoded by the exons ATGGCAATTCACAAATCAGTCAGGTGTTGTGAAAATGTTGCGTTTGAGGTGTTAAAGAAGATGGTCTTATTGGTCTTATTGCTTTTCAGTG GTGTATCTGGAGATTATTCAGATGAAAGAGTGATATCAGTgctggagggagattctgtcactttAAACACTGATGTTACTGAAATACAGAGAGATGATCTGATACTGTGGTCATTTAGATATCAAAGTTCAGAGACTCGTATCGCTGAAATCTATAAACAGATCATCTCTATATATGATAATAAAGAGAAtaatgagagattcagagacagactaaAGATAGATGAGCAGAcaggatctctgaccatcacaaacatcaccaAATTACACTCTGGACTTTATAAACTACAGACCATGGATGTACATGTCAAACGCAAGAGCTTCAATCTTGCTGTCTATG CTCTTCTTACTGTTCCAGTCATCAGTGATTCTCCTCAAAACCCATCAGTGTCTGGAAGATCTTCAGTGTCTaattgttcactgctgtgttcagCTGTGAATGTGAGtgctgtgactctctcctggtacaaaggaaacagtttattgtccagcatcagtgtctctgatctcagcatcagtctctctctacctctggagatTGAGTGTCTGGATGATTCCTACAGTTGTGTTGTTGCTTATTCATTCATCAACCGAACCACACACCTCAACAACACTGATCTCTGTCAGACGTGTTCAG ATGGTCCTCATGTGCCTTTCAAAGGTATAATTGCTGCTGTATTTCTGCTGCTGTTAGCAATCTCAGTTTTAGCTGTGTGGATATTATGTCGCCACAGGAGCCACAAAAAAGCTGTACAAGAAAGCAA AGGGACGGCGATAGGAGAGCGGATCAAGGCCATGAAGAAGGACGAGCAGGGTCAGAAGAGGGGAAGCGAAGAGAGCACTAAGAGagagaggaacttcctgggtcagtcctttatagctcgactggttcaTGCCTCTGTTcgtgtgaacaaccaatga